From a single Bacillus alveayuensis genomic region:
- a CDS encoding hypothetical protein (product_source=Hypo-rule applied; superfamily=47473; transmembrane_helix_parts=Inside_1_6,TMhelix_7_29,Outside_30_482), with translation MMRYFRFVLAMSVTVALISFNIGLTHSYAEEANSESDGAEQVDQEILNESLQESDTSNELETDVSVENDGEKAKDQTEASNEEEQIKEGLKADEKDQNESKEEESSLNEPSLVPGDFFYFMKRLTEQIRLAFTFHDIEKAKLIAELAEERIREAAALLNEGKEKLAKETLEKAIEQQELAIDLNEEADQTDEEEKNIDQTNELNLKISQNIASLESVLNKIENETAKEVIMENIVKLTNKLEKKVAKYNERIVKKYEAKRAQIEKKLAEGEISREEAEQELKKLEDELIQKQEKIRSKINQYLIKFSKETQPLLTEVNMKDEGKREEIEEEETRDQIEEVEENNREQIEEEKEKIKEENGKLEEKSREKIAEREEIRNEILKVGKEAQRESVEEANEKRREKEEQEGTQQEIVKKVQENEREKHKETKKMRDEKVKEAKEKRDEKVEKAKEKYQEYQREQIEETKGENREESEETNEKHDEE, from the coding sequence CTCATTCATATGCTGAAGAGGCAAATAGCGAATCAGATGGCGCAGAACAAGTTGATCAAGAAATATTAAATGAAAGCTTACAAGAATCGGACACATCAAATGAGCTGGAAACAGATGTGAGTGTAGAAAACGATGGTGAAAAGGCTAAAGATCAAACAGAGGCGTCTAATGAGGAGGAACAAATAAAAGAGGGACTAAAAGCAGATGAAAAAGATCAAAATGAAAGCAAGGAAGAAGAGAGTTCTCTGAATGAACCATCTTTAGTTCCAGGAGATTTCTTTTACTTCATGAAAAGATTAACAGAACAAATTCGCCTAGCTTTTACCTTTCATGATATAGAAAAAGCAAAGCTGATCGCAGAGTTAGCAGAAGAAAGGATCCGTGAAGCAGCAGCTCTTTTGAATGAAGGGAAAGAAAAGCTTGCAAAGGAAACGCTCGAGAAGGCTATTGAACAGCAAGAATTGGCAATTGATTTGAACGAGGAAGCTGATCAAACAGATGAAGAAGAGAAAAATATTGACCAAACGAATGAACTCAATTTAAAAATTTCCCAAAATATTGCATCATTAGAAAGTGTATTAAACAAAATTGAAAACGAAACAGCGAAAGAAGTGATAATGGAAAATATTGTTAAATTAACAAATAAGCTTGAAAAGAAAGTGGCAAAATACAATGAACGTATCGTGAAAAAATATGAAGCAAAACGTGCTCAAATTGAGAAAAAGCTTGCGGAAGGAGAAATATCCCGAGAAGAAGCGGAGCAAGAACTTAAAAAACTGGAAGATGAGCTGATACAAAAGCAAGAAAAAATACGCAGCAAAATAAATCAATATTTAATAAAATTTTCTAAAGAGACTCAGCCATTATTGACCGAAGTGAACATGAAAGATGAAGGGAAAAGGGAAGAAATAGAGGAAGAGGAAACACGTGACCAAATAGAAGAAGTGGAAGAAAACAATCGTGAACAAATCGAGGAAGAAAAAGAGAAGATTAAGGAAGAAAATGGAAAATTAGAAGAAAAGAGTCGTGAGAAAATAGCAGAAAGGGAAGAAATACGTAATGAAATACTAAAAGTTGGAAAAGAAGCTCAACGCGAAAGTGTAGAGGAAGCAAACGAGAAACGCCGTGAGAAAGAAGAACAAGAAGGCACGCAGCAAGAAATAGTAAAAAAGGTACAGGAGAATGAGCGTGAAAAACATAAAGAAACGAAAAAGATGCGTGATGAAAAAGTAAAAGAGGCAAAAGAAAAACGCGATGAGAAGGTAGAGAAAGCAAAAGAGAAATATCAGGAATATCAACGTGAACAAATAGAAGAAACAAAAGGAGAAAACCGCGAAGAATCAGAAGAAACGAATGAAAAGCATGATGAAGAATAA